The Streptomyces sp. DH-12 genome has a window encoding:
- a CDS encoding ATP-dependent DNA helicase, with protein MPARITDPEQLKELLGIPFTPEQTACITAPPAPQVIVAGAGSGKTTVMAARVVWLVGTGQVAPEQVLGLTFTNKAAGELAERVRTALIKAGVTDPDAIDPDDPPGEPVISTYHAFAGRLLTDHGLRIGLEPTSRLLADATRYQLAARVLREAPGLYPALTRSFPDLVGDLLALDAELSEHLVRPEDLRAHDAELLRALENAKLSNADLRKVPEAAAARRELAELVLRYRAAKRERDLLDFGDQIALSARLATLPEVGRLLRDEFRVVLLDEYQDTSVAQRVLLAGLFGGGTGHPVTAVGDPCQAIYGWRGASVANLDDFPEHFPHADGRPATRQSLSENRRSGGRLLDLANGLAEPLRAMHAGVEALRPAPGAERDGLVRCALLRTHTEEIDWIADSIAHLVNTGKAPGEIAVLCRTATDFAEIQAALVARDVPVEVVGLSGLLHLPEIADLVAVCEVLQDPGANASLVRLLTGPRWRIGPRDLALLGRRARLLVSHARVAGDDDPDRRLAEAVEGVDPAEVVSLADALDTFLETPLEGGGDDDGLPFSPDARVRFARLAAELRDLRRSLADPLMDVLHRVLAVTGLEVELSASPHALAARRRETLSNFLDIAASFAAGDNEATLLAFLGFLRTAAQYEKGLDNALPGGENTVKVLTAHKSKGLEWDVVAVPGLVTGAFPSDRGRDKWTAQGKVLPHRLRGDADTLPDVPSWDSRGLKAFHEAMKEHQHTEELRLGYVTFTRPRSLLLGSGHWWGPSQKKPRGPSEFLLALHDHCAAGHGETEVWADEPAEDEENPALRQAGDVQAWPLPLDDAALARRRAAAAIVLAHLDRLAAHPHGTAAVHDPDAHDDPEWPPPPDDEEPFPEDLLDDPYPEEPYPEEPYPDEPGAVDAGPGDWDSWATERPVVPHQATAPDAPRAQPPRVPGGGPDLPAPASAFVPAESRLAPEEARTVASWDRDLDALTGELLRARETVTEVRLPASLTASQLLRLAADPDGFARELARPMPRPPQPAARRGTRFHAWVEARFEELTLPMLDPDELPGGDAEIADERDLEELKEAFERTEYAHRTPYRVEAPFQLSIAGRVVRGRIDAVYRHEDGDVTTYEIVDWKTGRGRTADPLQLAVYRLAWAEQQGVPPESVTAAFLYVRTGEVVRPERLPGRAELERLLLDEPHGEIPHSEDTSAGR; from the coding sequence GTGCCCGCCCGTATCACCGATCCCGAACAGCTCAAGGAACTGCTCGGGATCCCGTTCACCCCGGAGCAGACGGCCTGCATCACCGCGCCGCCCGCCCCGCAGGTGATCGTGGCCGGAGCGGGCTCCGGCAAGACGACGGTGATGGCGGCCCGCGTGGTCTGGCTCGTCGGCACCGGTCAGGTCGCCCCCGAGCAGGTCCTCGGCCTCACCTTCACCAACAAGGCCGCCGGCGAACTCGCCGAGCGCGTCCGCACGGCCCTGATCAAGGCCGGCGTCACCGACCCGGACGCCATCGACCCGGACGACCCCCCGGGCGAGCCGGTGATCTCCACGTACCACGCCTTCGCCGGCCGTCTGCTCACCGACCACGGGCTGCGCATCGGCCTCGAACCGACCTCCCGGCTGCTCGCCGACGCCACCCGCTACCAGCTCGCCGCACGCGTGCTGCGCGAGGCGCCCGGCCTCTACCCGGCCCTCACCCGCTCCTTCCCCGACCTGGTGGGCGACCTCCTCGCCCTCGACGCGGAGCTCTCCGAGCACCTGGTGCGCCCCGAGGACCTGCGCGCCCACGACGCCGAACTGCTGCGCGCCCTGGAGAACGCCAAGCTCAGCAACGCCGACCTGCGCAAGGTCCCCGAGGCCGCCGCCGCCCGCCGGGAACTGGCCGAGCTGGTGCTGCGCTACCGGGCCGCCAAGCGCGAGCGCGACCTGCTCGACTTCGGCGACCAGATCGCGCTGTCCGCCCGGCTCGCCACCCTGCCCGAAGTGGGCCGCCTGCTGCGCGACGAGTTCCGGGTGGTCCTCCTCGACGAGTACCAGGACACCTCCGTCGCCCAGCGCGTCCTCCTGGCCGGCCTCTTCGGCGGCGGCACCGGCCACCCGGTGACCGCCGTCGGCGACCCCTGCCAGGCCATCTACGGCTGGCGCGGCGCCTCCGTCGCCAACCTCGACGACTTCCCCGAGCACTTCCCGCACGCCGACGGCCGCCCCGCCACCCGCCAGTCGCTCAGCGAGAACCGCCGCAGCGGCGGCCGGCTGCTCGACCTCGCCAACGGCCTCGCCGAGCCGCTGCGCGCCATGCACGCGGGCGTGGAGGCCCTCCGCCCGGCCCCGGGCGCCGAGCGTGACGGCCTCGTCCGCTGTGCCCTGCTGCGCACCCACACCGAGGAGATCGACTGGATCGCCGACTCGATCGCGCACCTGGTGAACACCGGGAAGGCCCCGGGCGAGATCGCCGTCCTGTGCCGCACGGCCACGGACTTCGCCGAGATCCAGGCCGCCCTGGTCGCCCGTGACGTGCCCGTCGAGGTCGTCGGCCTGTCCGGGCTGCTGCACCTGCCGGAGATCGCCGACCTCGTCGCCGTCTGCGAAGTCCTCCAGGACCCCGGCGCCAACGCCTCCCTCGTCCGGCTGCTGACCGGCCCGCGCTGGCGGATCGGCCCCCGCGACCTCGCCCTGCTCGGCCGCCGTGCGCGCCTGCTGGTGTCCCACGCGCGCGTGGCCGGCGACGACGACCCCGACCGGCGGCTCGCCGAGGCCGTCGAGGGCGTCGACCCCGCCGAGGTCGTCTCGCTCGCCGACGCCCTCGACACATTCCTGGAGACCCCGCTGGAGGGCGGCGGGGACGACGACGGGCTGCCCTTCTCGCCGGACGCGCGCGTGCGCTTCGCCCGACTCGCCGCCGAACTGCGCGACCTGCGCCGCTCCCTCGCCGACCCGCTGATGGACGTACTGCACCGGGTGCTCGCCGTCACCGGACTCGAGGTCGAGCTGTCCGCGTCCCCGCACGCGCTGGCCGCCCGGCGCCGGGAGACCCTGTCCAACTTCCTCGACATCGCCGCCTCCTTCGCCGCCGGCGACAACGAGGCCACCCTGCTCGCCTTCCTCGGCTTCCTGCGCACCGCCGCCCAGTACGAGAAGGGCCTGGACAACGCGCTCCCGGGAGGCGAGAACACCGTCAAGGTGCTCACCGCCCACAAGTCCAAGGGCCTGGAGTGGGACGTCGTCGCCGTCCCCGGCCTGGTCACCGGCGCCTTCCCCAGCGACCGGGGCCGCGACAAGTGGACGGCCCAGGGCAAGGTGCTGCCGCACCGGCTGCGCGGCGACGCCGACACCCTCCCCGACGTGCCGTCCTGGGACTCCCGTGGCCTGAAGGCCTTCCACGAGGCCATGAAGGAGCACCAGCACACCGAGGAGCTGCGCCTCGGCTACGTCACCTTCACCCGGCCCCGCTCCCTGCTGCTCGGCTCCGGCCACTGGTGGGGGCCGAGCCAGAAGAAGCCGCGCGGCCCCTCCGAGTTCCTGCTCGCCCTCCACGACCACTGCGCCGCCGGACACGGCGAGACCGAGGTGTGGGCGGACGAGCCCGCCGAGGACGAGGAGAACCCGGCGCTGCGGCAGGCCGGAGACGTCCAGGCGTGGCCGCTGCCCCTGGACGACGCCGCCCTCGCCCGGCGCCGCGCCGCCGCCGCGATCGTCCTCGCCCACCTCGACCGCCTCGCCGCCCACCCGCACGGCACGGCGGCCGTCCACGACCCGGACGCCCACGACGACCCGGAGTGGCCGCCCCCGCCGGACGACGAGGAGCCGTTCCCGGAGGACCTCCTCGACGACCCGTACCCGGAAGAGCCGTACCCGGAGGAGCCGTATCCCGACGAGCCCGGCGCGGTGGACGCCGGCCCCGGCGACTGGGACTCCTGGGCCACCGAACGCCCGGTCGTCCCGCACCAGGCGACCGCCCCGGACGCGCCCCGCGCGCAGCCGCCGCGCGTGCCCGGCGGCGGCCCGGACCTGCCCGCGCCCGCCTCTGCTTTCGTGCCCGCGGAGTCCCGCCTCGCCCCTGAGGAGGCACGCACCGTCGCCTCCTGGGACCGCGACCTGGACGCCCTCACCGGGGAGCTGCTGCGCGCCCGCGAGACCGTCACCGAGGTCCGGCTGCCCGCCTCCCTCACCGCGTCCCAGCTCCTCCGGCTCGCCGCCGACCCCGACGGTTTCGCCCGGGAGCTGGCCCGCCCCATGCCGCGCCCGCCGCAGCCCGCCGCGCGCCGGGGCACCCGCTTCCACGCGTGGGTCGAGGCGCGCTTCGAAGAGCTGACCCTGCCCATGCTCGATCCCGACGAGCTGCCCGGCGGCGACGCCGAGATCGCCGACGAGCGTGACCTGGAGGAGCTCAAGGAGGCCTTCGAGCGCACCGAGTACGCCCACCGCACGCCCTACCGCGTGGAGGCGCCCTTCCAGCTGTCGATCGCCGGCCGTGTCGTCCGGGGCCGCATCGACGCCGTGTACCGGCACGAGGACGGCGACGTGACCACGTACGAGATCGTCGACTGGAAGACCGGCCGGGGGCGCACCGCCGACCCGCTGCAGCTCGCCGTCTACCGGCTCGCCTGGGCCGAGCAGCAGGGCGTCCCGCCGGAATCCGTCACCGCCGCGTTCCTGTACGTGCGCACCGGCGAGGTGGTCCGCCCCGAGCGCCTCCCCGGCCGCGCCGAACTGGAGCGACTGCTGCTCGACGAGCCGCACGGTGAGATACCGCACTCCGAGGACACCTCCGCGGGCCGATAG
- a CDS encoding dipeptidase yields the protein MSQPVDSAVDAVRTYIADHRTAFLDDLTAWLRIPSVSAQPDHAPDVRRSADWLVAALKDTGFPTAEVWDTPGAPAVYAEWPSDDPGAPTVLVYGHHDVQPAAREDGWTSDPFEPVVRGDRLYARGAADDKGQVFFHTLGVRAHLAATGRTSPAVHLKLLIEGEEESGSPHFRALVEQHADRLAADAVIVSDTGMWSEDTPTVCTGMRGLAECEIRLYGPDQDIHSGSFGGAVPNPATAAARLVAALHDEQGRVAIPGFYDGVVALTDRERDLFARLPFDEERWLRTAKSHGTGGEAGYSTLERVWARPTAEVNGIGGGYQGPGSKTIIPSSAMVKLSFRLVAGQDPAHIRDAVGAWVPTRLPEGVRHEITFSPATRPCLTPLDHPALQSVVRAMGRAFDKPVLFTREGGSGPAADLQDVLGAPVLFLGISVPSDGWHAPDEKVELDLLLKGAETSAHLWGDLAEHWRHAP from the coding sequence ATGAGCCAGCCCGTTGACAGTGCCGTCGACGCCGTCCGTACGTACATCGCAGACCACCGCACGGCGTTCCTCGACGACCTCACCGCGTGGCTGCGCATCCCGTCCGTCTCGGCCCAGCCCGATCATGCCCCCGACGTGCGCCGCAGCGCCGACTGGCTCGTCGCCGCCCTGAAGGACACCGGTTTCCCCACCGCCGAGGTCTGGGACACCCCCGGCGCCCCGGCGGTCTACGCCGAGTGGCCCAGCGACGACCCCGGAGCGCCGACCGTCCTGGTGTACGGCCACCACGACGTGCAGCCCGCCGCGCGCGAGGACGGCTGGACCAGCGACCCGTTCGAGCCCGTCGTCCGCGGCGACCGCCTCTACGCGCGCGGTGCGGCCGACGACAAGGGCCAGGTCTTCTTCCACACCCTGGGCGTGCGCGCCCACCTCGCCGCCACCGGCCGCACCAGCCCCGCCGTCCACCTCAAGCTGCTGATCGAGGGCGAGGAGGAGTCCGGCTCGCCGCACTTCCGGGCACTCGTCGAACAGCACGCGGACCGGCTCGCCGCCGACGCCGTGATCGTCTCCGACACCGGCATGTGGTCCGAGGACACCCCGACCGTGTGCACCGGCATGCGCGGCCTCGCCGAGTGCGAGATCCGCCTGTACGGACCCGACCAGGACATCCACTCCGGCTCCTTCGGCGGCGCCGTGCCCAACCCGGCCACCGCCGCAGCCCGGCTGGTCGCCGCCCTGCACGACGAGCAGGGCCGGGTGGCGATCCCCGGCTTCTACGACGGCGTCGTCGCGCTCACCGACCGTGAGCGCGACCTCTTCGCCCGGCTGCCCTTCGACGAGGAGCGGTGGCTGCGCACCGCCAAGTCGCACGGCACGGGTGGCGAGGCCGGCTACAGCACCCTGGAGCGCGTCTGGGCACGTCCCACCGCCGAGGTCAACGGCATCGGCGGCGGCTACCAGGGCCCCGGCAGCAAGACGATCATCCCGTCCTCCGCGATGGTGAAGCTTTCCTTCCGGCTGGTCGCCGGCCAGGACCCCGCACACATCCGGGACGCGGTCGGCGCCTGGGTGCCCACCCGGCTGCCCGAGGGCGTCCGGCACGAGATCACCTTCAGCCCCGCCACCCGCCCCTGCCTCACCCCGCTCGACCACCCCGCCCTGCAGTCGGTGGTCCGCGCCATGGGCCGCGCCTTCGACAAGCCCGTGCTGTTCACGCGCGAGGGCGGATCCGGCCCGGCCGCCGACCTCCAGGACGTCCTCGGCGCGCCGGTGCTCTTCCTCGGCATCTCCGTCCCGTCCGACGGCTGGCACGCCCCCGACGAGAAGGTCGAGCTGGACCTGCTGCTCAAGGGCGCCGAGACCAGCGCCCACCTCTGGGGCGACCTCGCCGAGCACTGGCGGCACGCCCCCTGA
- the nudC gene encoding NAD(+) diphosphatase → MEAPVTTRTDHTADRPISLTAPSGIDRAAHHRLDEAWLAAAWSHPSTRCFVVSGGQVLIDETPDGRTELVMTPSFEAPLTEAHRYFLGIDENGVSYFALQKDSLPGRMDDSARPAGLREAGLLLSPREAGLMVHAVALENWQRLHRFCSRCGERTVIAAAGHIRRCPACGAEHYPRTDPAVIMAVIDDRDRILLGRQVHWPEGRFSTLAGFVEPGEAIEQSVRREVHEEAGITIGEVEYVASQPWPFPSSLMLGFFARATSSEITVDGDEIHEARWFSRDELRAAFESGEVLPPYGISIAARLIERWYGEDLPTRSAF, encoded by the coding sequence TTGGAAGCACCCGTGACCACCAGGACCGACCACACCGCCGACCGGCCCATCTCGCTCACCGCCCCGAGCGGCATCGACCGCGCCGCCCACCACCGGCTCGACGAGGCATGGCTCGCGGCGGCGTGGAGCCACCCCTCGACCCGCTGCTTCGTGGTCTCCGGCGGCCAGGTCCTCATCGACGAGACCCCCGACGGGCGCACCGAACTCGTCATGACCCCGTCCTTCGAGGCCCCGCTCACCGAGGCCCACCGCTACTTCCTCGGCATCGACGAGAACGGCGTCAGCTACTTCGCGCTGCAGAAGGACTCCCTGCCCGGCCGCATGGACGACTCCGCCCGCCCCGCGGGCCTGCGCGAGGCCGGGCTGCTGCTGTCACCCCGCGAGGCGGGCCTGATGGTGCACGCCGTCGCCCTGGAGAACTGGCAGCGGCTGCACCGCTTCTGCTCCCGCTGCGGCGAGCGCACCGTCATCGCCGCCGCCGGCCACATCCGCCGCTGCCCCGCCTGCGGAGCCGAGCACTACCCGCGCACCGACCCCGCGGTGATCATGGCGGTGATCGACGACCGGGACCGCATCCTCCTCGGCCGCCAGGTCCACTGGCCCGAGGGCCGCTTCTCCACCCTCGCCGGGTTCGTCGAGCCGGGAGAGGCCATCGAGCAGTCGGTGCGCCGCGAGGTGCACGAGGAGGCCGGCATCACCATCGGCGAGGTCGAGTACGTCGCCAGCCAGCCCTGGCCGTTCCCCTCCAGCCTCATGCTCGGCTTCTTCGCCCGCGCCACCTCCTCCGAGATCACCGTGGACGGCGACGAGATCCACGAGGCCCGCTGGTTCTCCCGCGACGAACTCCGCGCCGCCTTCGAGTCCGGCGAGGTGCTCCCGCCCTACGGCATCTCGATCGCGGCCCGGCTGATCGAGCGCTGGTACGGCGAGGACCTGCCGACCCGCAGCGCCTTCTGA
- a CDS encoding ATP-dependent DNA helicase, protein MSSSSSTSGLSHPPVRRGSRGAYRLVRTPPARVDPPPLDAAQRSVVEHGSGPLLVLAGPGTGKTTTLVESVAARIARGGDPERILVLTFSRKAAVELRDRMALRIGAARAPQATTFHSFCYALVRAHQDSDLFVEPLRLLSGPEQDVTVRELLAGQVDLERLGLSHVRWPDELRACLTTRGFADEVRAVLARSRELGLDPEALDAFARRIGRPDWRAASAFLAEYLDVLDLQGVIDYAELVHRAVLLARRPETAGRLADRYDAVYVDEYQDTDPAQVRLLHALASGGRTLVAFGDPDQSIYAFRGADVGGILEFPHAFPRADGRPAPVQVLRTSRRSGAGLLEATRRITRRMPLPRLPAEKVRLHREPAPVREGGRVEVYTYPTAGAELDNIADILRRAHLEDGVPWKDMAVLVRAGSRTLPTVRRALTSAGVPVDVDGDDLPLRHEPAVAPLLTALRAVAMAEAEEREDPADPEDAAPGDRCWLDTETALTLLTSPLAGMDAADLRRLGRALREEERAAGNPLPPPSDELLARALAEPERLAVHDPVHARGAQRLGALLRRARAHLAGGGTAEEALWELWDGTPWPQRLERAARRGGAAGRNADRDLDAVCALFATAARAEERTGGRGALNFLEEIEAEDIAADTLARRAVRHDAVRLMTVHRSKGLEWGLVVVAGVQEGLWPDLRRRGSLLEADRIGRDGLAEPLTPGALLAEERRLFYVAATRARDRLVVTAVKAPSDDGDQPSRFLTELGVEPEDVTGRPRRPLSVAALVAELRATTVDPRVSDALREAAARRLARLAALADEDGRPLVPSAHPYRWWGMDEPTHSKVPLRDRDQPVVLSGSALDQLANTCALQWFLGREVKADAPATAAQGFGNVVHVLADEVASGHTPADLDVLMERLDSVWNALAFDAPWKSAQEKENARMALERFLKWHVMDRTGRTPVASEHDFDVTLEAGDYQVRVRGQMDRVEADGEGRAYVVDFKTGKQAPSSKEVERHPQLAVYQLAVREGAVDEVFGGARPEPGGAELVQLRQGAAKRDGGDTLPKVQAQEPLEGEWIGDLLATAAGKVLDERFTPTAGQHCTHCAFRASCSARPEGRHVVE, encoded by the coding sequence GTGAGCTCCTCTTCCTCCACCAGCGGCCTGTCGCACCCCCCGGTGCGGCGGGGGAGCCGTGGCGCCTATCGACTGGTGCGTACCCCGCCGGCCCGCGTGGATCCCCCTCCACTGGACGCCGCCCAGCGCTCCGTGGTTGAGCACGGCTCCGGGCCGCTGCTCGTCCTCGCCGGTCCGGGCACCGGCAAGACCACCACGCTCGTCGAGTCCGTGGCGGCCCGCATCGCCCGCGGCGGCGACCCCGAGCGCATCCTGGTGCTCACCTTCAGCCGCAAGGCCGCCGTCGAGCTGCGCGACCGCATGGCGCTGCGCATCGGCGCCGCCCGCGCCCCGCAGGCGACCACCTTCCACTCCTTCTGCTACGCCCTGGTCCGCGCCCACCAGGACAGCGACCTGTTCGTGGAGCCGCTGCGGCTGCTGTCCGGGCCCGAACAGGACGTCACCGTGCGTGAGCTGCTCGCCGGCCAGGTGGACCTGGAACGGCTCGGCCTGTCCCACGTGCGCTGGCCGGACGAACTGCGCGCCTGCCTGACCACCCGCGGCTTCGCCGACGAGGTCCGCGCGGTGCTCGCCCGCAGCCGCGAGCTCGGGCTCGACCCCGAGGCCCTGGACGCCTTCGCCCGCCGCATCGGCCGGCCCGACTGGCGTGCCGCCTCCGCCTTCCTCGCCGAGTACCTCGACGTCCTCGACCTCCAGGGGGTCATCGACTACGCCGAACTCGTCCACCGCGCGGTGCTCCTCGCCCGGCGCCCCGAGACCGCCGGGCGGCTCGCCGACCGCTACGACGCCGTCTACGTCGACGAGTACCAGGACACCGACCCCGCCCAGGTACGGCTGCTGCACGCCCTGGCGTCCGGCGGCCGCACCCTCGTCGCCTTCGGCGACCCCGACCAGTCGATCTACGCGTTCCGGGGCGCCGACGTCGGCGGCATCCTGGAGTTCCCGCACGCCTTCCCGCGCGCGGACGGCCGCCCCGCACCCGTCCAGGTGCTGCGGACCTCCCGGCGCTCCGGCGCCGGGCTCCTCGAGGCCACCCGGCGGATCACCCGGCGCATGCCCCTGCCCCGGCTCCCCGCCGAGAAGGTCCGCCTGCACCGGGAGCCGGCGCCCGTGCGCGAGGGCGGCCGGGTCGAGGTGTACACCTACCCGACGGCCGGCGCCGAGCTGGACAACATCGCCGACATCCTGCGCCGCGCCCACCTGGAGGACGGCGTCCCCTGGAAGGACATGGCCGTCCTGGTCCGCGCGGGCAGCCGCACCCTGCCGACGGTCCGCCGCGCCCTCACGTCCGCGGGCGTCCCCGTCGACGTCGACGGCGACGACCTCCCCCTGCGCCACGAACCGGCGGTCGCCCCGCTGCTGACCGCCCTGCGCGCGGTGGCCATGGCGGAGGCGGAGGAGCGGGAGGACCCCGCGGACCCAGAGGACGCCGCTCCCGGCGACCGCTGCTGGCTCGACACCGAGACCGCGCTCACCCTGCTCACCTCCCCCCTCGCCGGCATGGACGCCGCCGACCTGCGGCGGCTCGGGCGTGCGCTGCGCGAGGAGGAGCGGGCGGCCGGGAACCCCCTGCCGCCGCCCTCGGACGAACTGCTCGCCCGCGCGCTGGCCGAGCCCGAGCGGCTCGCGGTGCACGACCCCGTCCACGCGCGCGGCGCACAACGGCTCGGCGCACTGCTGCGCCGGGCCCGCGCGCACCTGGCCGGCGGCGGCACGGCCGAGGAGGCCCTCTGGGAGCTGTGGGACGGCACCCCCTGGCCGCAGCGCCTGGAGCGCGCCGCCCGCCGTGGCGGCGCGGCCGGCCGCAACGCCGACCGGGACCTCGACGCCGTGTGCGCGCTGTTCGCCACCGCCGCCCGCGCGGAGGAGCGCACCGGCGGCCGGGGCGCCCTCAACTTCCTGGAGGAGATCGAGGCCGAGGACATCGCCGCCGACACCCTCGCCCGCCGTGCCGTCCGCCACGACGCCGTACGCCTGATGACCGTGCACCGGTCCAAGGGCCTGGAGTGGGGCCTCGTCGTCGTGGCGGGCGTCCAGGAGGGCCTGTGGCCCGACCTGCGCCGCCGCGGTTCCCTGCTGGAGGCCGACCGCATCGGCCGCGACGGACTCGCCGAGCCGCTCACCCCCGGCGCGCTGCTCGCCGAGGAGCGCCGCCTGTTCTACGTCGCCGCCACGCGCGCGCGTGACCGCCTCGTCGTGACGGCCGTGAAGGCGCCGTCCGACGACGGCGATCAGCCCTCCCGCTTCCTGACCGAGCTCGGCGTCGAACCCGAGGACGTCACCGGACGCCCGCGCCGTCCCCTGTCCGTCGCCGCGCTCGTCGCCGAACTGCGCGCCACCACGGTCGACCCCCGCGTCTCCGACGCCCTGCGGGAGGCCGCCGCCCGGCGGCTGGCCCGGCTCGCGGCGCTCGCCGACGAGGACGGCCGTCCCCTGGTGCCGTCCGCACACCCCTACCGCTGGTGGGGCATGGACGAACCGACGCACAGCAAGGTGCCGCTGCGCGACCGCGACCAGCCCGTGGTGCTCTCCGGCAGCGCCCTCGACCAGCTGGCCAACACCTGTGCCCTCCAGTGGTTCCTGGGCCGCGAGGTGAAGGCCGACGCGCCCGCCACCGCCGCCCAGGGCTTCGGCAACGTCGTCCACGTCCTCGCCGACGAGGTCGCCTCCGGGCACACCCCCGCGGACCTCGACGTCCTCATGGAACGCCTCGACTCCGTGTGGAACGCCCTCGCCTTCGACGCGCCCTGGAAGTCCGCCCAGGAGAAGGAGAACGCGCGCATGGCGCTCGAACGCTTCCTGAAGTGGCACGTCATGGACCGCACCGGGCGCACCCCGGTGGCCAGCGAGCACGACTTCGACGTCACCCTGGAGGCCGGCGACTACCAGGTCCGCGTCCGGGGCCAGATGGACCGCGTCGAAGCCGACGGCGAGGGACGCGCCTACGTCGTCGACTTCAAGACCGGCAAACAGGCGCCCAGCTCCAAGGAGGTCGAGCGCCACCCCCAGCTCGCCGTGTACCAGCTCGCCGTCCGCGAGGGCGCCGTCGACGAGGTCTTCGGCGGGGCGCGCCCCGAACCGGGCGGCGCCGAACTCGTCCAGCTGCGACAGGGCGCCGCCAAGCGGGACGGCGGCGACACCCTGCCCAAGGTGCAGGCGCAGGAGCCGCTGGAGGGGGAGTGGATCGGCGACCTGCTGGCCACCGCCGCGGGCAAGGTCCTCGACGAACGGTTCACCCCGACCGCGGGCCAGCACTGCACCCACTGCGCCTTCCGGGCCTCCTGCAGCGCCCGCCCCGAGGGCCGCCACGTCGTCGAGTGA
- a CDS encoding mycoredoxin — translation MQGTVTMYSTTWCGYCRRLKSQMDREGIAYTEINIEQDPESAAFVEKANGGNQTVPTVLFPDGSTLTNPSLAQVKQKIGA, via the coding sequence ATGCAGGGCACTGTGACGATGTACAGCACCACGTGGTGCGGCTACTGCCGCCGGCTGAAGAGCCAGATGGACCGCGAGGGCATCGCGTACACCGAGATCAACATCGAGCAGGACCCCGAGTCGGCGGCCTTCGTGGAGAAGGCGAACGGCGGCAACCAGACGGTGCCCACCGTGCTGTTCCCCGACGGTTCGACGCTTACCAACCCCTCGCTCGCGCAGGTGAAGCAGAAGATCGGCGCCTGA
- a CDS encoding MGMT family protein, with protein MSQESLPSDGGPGHPDALPAYAERVLEVAELIPPGRVMTYGDVAEWLGEGGPRQVGRVMALYGGAVPWWRVVRADGVLLPGHELRALGHYRAEGTPLREAGRAAEGHVPRLDMGRARWDGGADTGGHT; from the coding sequence ATGAGCCAGGAGAGTCTTCCGTCCGACGGCGGCCCGGGGCACCCGGACGCCCTGCCCGCGTACGCCGAGCGGGTCCTGGAGGTGGCCGAGCTGATCCCGCCGGGCCGCGTCATGACGTACGGGGACGTGGCCGAGTGGCTGGGGGAGGGCGGGCCCCGGCAGGTGGGGCGCGTGATGGCGCTGTACGGCGGGGCCGTCCCCTGGTGGCGCGTGGTCCGCGCGGACGGCGTGCTGCTGCCGGGCCACGAGCTGCGGGCCCTCGGTCACTACCGCGCGGAGGGCACACCGCTGCGGGAGGCGGGCCGGGCGGCGGAGGGCCATGTGCCACGCCTCGACATGGGACGCGCGCGGTGGGACGGCGGCGCGGACACCGGGGGTCACACCTGA